In Miscanthus floridulus cultivar M001 chromosome 8, ASM1932011v1, whole genome shotgun sequence, the sequence GAACCATGTATAAAATCCTAGACATATCGTTTTAAAGAGCTAGGGTATATTGAGATTGTTGCACAGATACtaaagaggtgtttcacaaggcTCAAACCAAATGATGCATCCGTTAGGGGTTTAAGGTGGCCAGGTGGGCCATGTGAGTACGTAGTAAACTGTCGTCCCGTTCTTCAGCACAActtcaacagtacttttcagcgaaagaaaagtgttttcctctcacagacTGATGCTGCTgcttatgttgatttgttgtgagagaaaaacaatattcTTTTGCTCAAAAGTACCGTTGAACTATGAGCGTATAGTAAATTGTatatatagaatatatatataaaaaaacgcCTCCACTGCATAATGCAAGTCCCAGGTGATGCAGCGGCCGGCTAGCTGCTGCTTTTCATTCAGTATTCACTGTTCGGATCTGACTACCTGGCTGATCAATGAACGTCAAATGCACGTAGGCAAGAAGTGGACGCGCTCTAGCGTACGTCGTTGGCCGCCTTCCTCAGTTCGCCTTCGCCCCACCTCGCTCGCGCGCATGCACCTTCCTGCTGGCTTCCTGCCTGCCTATATTTATTAATAAGAGCTCAATGGATCACACGTCGTGATCTGATCCACGTGGTGCTCCCGATGCAGACGATGCACCAGCACTACCACCCGAGCGGTAGCAAGAAagcgccagcggcggcggcgacggcgccacTGCCGGCGGCCGTCAAGGACGGCGCGTCGTTGGTGGTCAAGGTCTACCGCCGCCAAGGGGACCGACCGGTGGCGGCGGCATGCCGACGCGAGGCAGCCACGGCGGTCGTCGCGGCCGAATCCGCCGCCGTCGACGTGTGCCTCgccgcggccgccatggccggcgcggCGCTGCTGGCGTGGTGGGCCGTCGCGTTCCACCCGTCCTACGCGCAGCTCTGGATGGTGCCGCTCGGCCTCGTCCTCGCCGGCACCCCGCCTGTCGTCTGCCTCGCGCTCCGCTTCAGCTCCAACTCGCGCGCGCCGGCGACGCCAGGTAAAGGCCCATCCGGATGCGCAGGTGCGCCGCCGTTGGTCGCCGTGGTCGTCGACAAGTAACTAGCGCGTACGTGCGTTATCAAAAACATCTGATGTGTATATATTCTTTAATTAGTTTCATTTGGGCAGGCGAGGGTGTGTGATCGATGCATTTCTTGAATTTCCGACTGGAAATATATGATATGCACAGACTACAGAGATAGATGACGATGAGATCCTGATGTAGAGATGTGTACTTTAATTGGGGGTAAAAAACATCTAATAAAGAATGTAAACAACAACCACAACAATTTTGTGATTGTTGATCGTCCAAAACGACGGCACTCCTTAGTGTAGTACAAATGTTAAATGTTTCTTCTTCCTCGCCTTCTCCAAAACATTACACCTTCTACGAGCTCATCTCCATGGCGTGATAGGCCCGCCCCGATAGTCATATCCTCCTCTCCATCTCCGGTGACTAATCCCTCACCATACCATAACGAATCGAAAACTCGCCACCTCCCAATCCTGACCCTAACCTTGACGCACTTGGGGTCGTCTTGGGAAATTAAAGGTGACATCATGTGTTAATCACACATGACAGTTCTTCATAGGACTGATTGGTGGAGTTCATGGCATCGTTGTTATTTTCCTCATGATTTAAATTACATGCTGCATAGTTGTTTGTAAATTTTCCTAGTATAGAATACCCGAGTTATTGACTGCACAAGTATTATCCAGTAATGGAAATATGACTAGGTTGAGTGGATATTATTTACTGACTGGGCTTTAATTTGTAAATttagttatttatttatttatttttatttttatttttattttattattattattattattattattattattattattattattattattattattattattattattattattattattattattattattattattattattattattattatttgcaaAAGACATATGAGATTCTCTGGTGGTGACATTATATGTCTTTGttgaaataaataaatatatatcacataaaacaaataaaacatcaTCAGACACATTTCCCTCTTCAATAATTAATAGCCAGCTTATTAATTTAGGGCCTTGTTGATGTCGGATGTGGTCCAAATCATACACCAGTAGGGCATTGGACGCCCGGGCCGCCATAGACCGAAGAACGCAGCAAGGATGCCATTCTTTCGTGATGACAAACGGATAGGTTTacgagcaaaccaccaaaggataatcAACGTTTTTGTGTGACGAAGAACTGGCTAGTTTCcaagcaaactagcaaaggaacCGTCGAAGCTCTCATCTGGGAGGGACCCCGTCGGGGCAAGGACGTCGTCGGGTTGTCCTAGGTCGGCCGACAAGCCTAGGACGCTATCCTTGGTCGTCGAATCAAGAGATGAATAGCATGGGGTTGGAAAAGAGGTAAAAGGGAGTTTGTAGATTAATTTTGATGATTGAGTGTTAGATCCTTTAATCGGCCGTGATCCTCTCGTATATATAGAatggggtggtcttatcccaatagAAAACAATTCCAAATCGTAATCTTCAACTTTCTTATCAAAAAAACCCGTCCAAATCCCAATCAAAATGAGTCTTAGTTGGTTTGAAACAGGCAAACCAGCCTAGGCGGTTCCCAAACCAGCTAGGCCGGTTTTCACGGGGCCTGGGCAGCCATAGGTGTAGGCAAACCAGCCTGGCTGGTTCAAACCGGCCTGGCCGGTTCCAAAACCGGCCTAGCCGGTTCTAGTGCAGAAAATTTTCCAAAAATTATAATTAATTCATCCGGACTCCAAATAAGACGAACCATATATGCTTTTTGATCTGCTCGgcgagaggaacgcaatggtgcAGTCCAATCTTGCATTTGAACAACTTGTCGCTGGTTTGGGAACCGGCTTGGCCTGTTCCAACAGGGCCAGCACTTTCGAAACGCCGTTTTTTCGTCCAGGCTTCAAATGGGATGATCCAAATATGTTTGCTGACCATCTCTATAATAGAAACATGATTGCAGAGTCCATTGTATGCTTTGGCCACTTTTgattgtcaacatatgccccctgTTTTTAGGTGAAGCTTTAGATGAACCTAAAAACAAAGAAACTAACTAGCAACGATGTCTAACTCATCGGCTATCTAGCAACTAAGGACGATGTATAGATCGGTCATATTTGTTCTAGgggcgatacatgtatcggccattgCCTGGACATCCCTCAAGCTTCTTGCTAGGCTCTTGGAAAATATTTCTTCAAATATCTTCCATTAATCGCTCTAGGGAGACATTCACCTTGCAACGTCTCCGGCATGTATGAATTTCCGAACGCTACTTCATCTTCGGAGGTGATTGATGTGTACAACAAAcaccttgtaacaccctaaaaaattgACCTagtttaaaaatcactaaaaatttgaactttttaaaactttgcatAGGAACTAGAATATATAACCAACATAGGTAATATTTACAAAATAAAGTAGCATAGGAAAACAAAACTTGATGTGTGAAACTTTGTGTGTGAATGTTTGCTTAActtgttgaacttatggtggTACACTTTTGCCTACccatgcattcaaatttgaatttaagtcatataaacatatgcatatatataatctgggaaatagaaaagagaaaggaaaataaGAGAAGCCACTTGGGCTCAATCTCTCCCCTTCCTCCCTTTCGGCCCATAGCAGCAGCCCATTCCCTCCCCTCTCTTCTTCCATTCTCCAGCGCGAACCGGCCTATCCAGCGCCGCAGCCACAGCGGCCCAACTCTGGCCCAACGCGTGCCCGCGCCCTCCCTTTCCCCTTTCCTTCTCGCTGACGCCCCTTGCCCCGTGTGTCAGCTTCGTCGTCCACCTTCGAAGTCGGCAGCCGTACGTGGCACAGCACCGCGCGTCAATGCTTCGCCAGCGCCACCCCCGTGCTAGCGGAGGTAAACGGCAACACGATGCGACCACAGGACCCCATGGCGCCCTCTTTTCTCCTCCTCACCCCTCTCCTCCCTCACTATGAGCTCGTCAACGCCGATGCCATGGTTGTCTCCACGCCGAGCCGCCGGAGTAGTCGCCAAGGCATTTCGCCATGCGCATGGGCAAGCACCAGCTATGGCAAAGTGCCTCGATGAGGTCAACCACGAGCGGACATGGTGGATAAGAGTGGCCAGGAAAATATTTCGCCACCGGGACACCGACCTAGacggcctataaataggcccggGTGGCAATGCTCTGCCCCGCCTTCTCCACCATTTCTCCCTCTCTTTCACCTCAACCCTCTTCCTCTCCACCTTTCCCCGATTTCCCACAATTCAGGAGTTCATCGACGCCATTAGCGCCACctcccctcttcttcttctccgctaTGCCCTTGGCCGATTGGAGTGACCTATGAGTCCTCGAGCTTGTCCTCTTTGTTTTGCTATAGCTAGTTGATAGTCTAGGCCTCTATGTCGCGCTGCCGTCGAGCACCGTGCCACCATGCCGCCGTGGCTGACAGCCACCATCGACCAGGGTCTGACCGGGAACTACACCACCCTCCCTACACTACCCACTCAttcacacacacatgcacgtaGTTAGTTATTTAGGTTAGGGCCTCTAGGGCCAAGTCCACCGCACGGCGCCGCCGCAACCTCTCCGGcgagccgccaccaccgccatgggcACCTGCTGTCGTCGGAGACCCGCGTACCGGCTGCGGCATGACCCCGCGAGCACCGTCCACCACTCAACCGTCACCGCCGAGGGCTGACGCCACCGCCGTAACCCACTCTGGCGAGCTCAGCGCCTCCTCCCCTGTTTCTGTCACCGGCACTGCCACCGCCCATCGCCGTTCTCCTCTCCCCCGTCCCCTCTCTCActgtcatgtggggccaggtGGGAACGATGTTGCCGTCACCCCACCATCCCCGTCTGTCACCTTCCTCCCCCTTTCTTCCTCTATCGCGTGGGCCCGAGGGCCATAATGCCGACGCCACCGTCATCTGCTGACATGGCGGGCTGGCCCacctaacacacacacacaccacacataGCGTGGGGTACGCTTTAGAAAATGCTGGGTACACCCGGCTATTGTACACAGAGAGCGAAAAATACATCttcctagcttagaaaaattcccagaaaatttgtaaataaactagatgtaTTAGGAAATTTAATCATGTAGTTTGCACATATTTTCATGCACCAAAAATGCACATAAATTTCTACCTAGTTAAATAGCTAtagaataaacttctaaaatatataacttttgaacCCTAACTCCTTTTCACATGAAACCACCTCTAGAATTCATCTAAAATCCAACCCTATCATTTGCACCTAgtaccaccatattgttctatgCTTGCTTTTGCCCTTTTCTTTTGTGGTTAGCGGTTGTCTTATTCGATCGATACGCCGACAGACAACGGTAATCGTCTGGAGGACGATGATCCAAATTTCATAGCCATGTCGAAAGGTGACAATGatgaaggcaagtcctagctcccctccctaccatcttgctttaaaccACTGAAATGCTAAAACATGACTATAAGATTATTACCCTAGAATATGAGCTCGATCATCGTGATATGATTATTGCTAaattaagataaatggttatcttgttattttatgagctcCACGCTATGAATAGGTTTAGGGATAATAATGGAACTTAAAATTGTTAAACCTGAAACTAAACTCCAACATGGGGCAAGTGGTGGTAAACTATGGAGATAGTTTACCATGGTTGGGATGCCTGGAGAGGAttcctgtgggagatactcgcctcagtcacataaggaccggttcatagtccctctcgtctagtgagatattacgtacatccacatgtctatatgggtaggcttgatctcacaccccgttagatagaagtataatttctactaggaggccggtgtaggTAGCGAAATATCAGGAGCCGACACGGGGGATATGTTTTCTTCCGTGGTCCAGTtggcgtggatgctatgtgatcttccacgttaagcttttggtttttggccgcgttcgagcccttgatttccttggccgtgttcgagccatgtttttttgtgatgatttggtatcatcgtgTTGGGAGGATTAGGTATCTTCTCGGTATTTgtgtttccaacccctgagaagccatagtagagttatatggacatctaaggtcgcGTACATTCGGGTATGAGGTTTTGTTAGGTCTATTTCAtccactgatcatggatgagat encodes:
- the LOC136472442 gene encoding uncharacterized protein — protein: MQTMHQHYHPSGSKKAPAAAATAPLPAAVKDGASLVVKVYRRQGDRPVAAACRREAATAVVAAESAAVDVCLAAAAMAGAALLAWWAVAFHPSYAQLWMVPLGLVLAGTPPVVCLALRFSSNSRAPATPGKGPSGCAGAPPLVAVVVDK